Proteins from a genomic interval of Hydrogenophaga sp. PAMC20947:
- a CDS encoding IS481 family transposase, translated as MNIHKNASLTPKGRAHLMREIQRVGLKPACVAAGLSPRTARKWQRRFCQHGPTGLIDRSSRPLTMPQRTCVQKIERALGLRKNQRLSFERIAERLGLSRSVVARACKAAGLGKLPPVEGTPPVVRYERQTPGELLHLDMKKLPRFKQPGHRVTADRTKKTPRAGYEVLHVAIDDRSRVGFCQLLTDEKAHSACSHLLAALRYYRALDVRIWGVMTDNGSAYRSKRFTKLLRRLKIKHQRTRPYTPRTNGKAERFIQTLLREWAYAYVYPGSDVRASELQPWMIHYNFRRPHSATEHRPPASRLGFAGNNVVRNYN; from the coding sequence ATGAACATCCACAAGAATGCCTCATTGACGCCCAAAGGTCGAGCACATTTGATGCGAGAAATACAGCGCGTTGGACTCAAGCCCGCTTGCGTAGCTGCGGGACTGAGCCCCCGCACGGCTCGCAAATGGCAGCGCCGCTTCTGCCAACACGGGCCGACGGGTTTGATTGACCGCAGTTCACGCCCTCTCACAATGCCGCAACGCACCTGTGTGCAAAAGATTGAACGCGCCCTGGGCTTGCGCAAGAACCAGCGCTTGAGCTTTGAGCGCATCGCTGAGCGCCTGGGGCTCTCGCGCAGTGTTGTGGCACGTGCCTGTAAAGCCGCGGGGCTGGGCAAACTGCCACCTGTCGAAGGCACTCCCCCGGTGGTGCGCTATGAGCGACAAACGCCAGGAGAGTTGTTGCACCTTGACATGAAGAAGCTCCCGCGCTTCAAGCAGCCCGGGCACAGGGTCACGGCAGACCGAACTAAGAAGACGCCTCGGGCTGGCTACGAGGTTTTGCATGTGGCCATTGATGACCGTTCACGTGTGGGCTTCTGTCAGCTGCTTACCGATGAAAAGGCCCACAGCGCGTGTAGCCACCTCCTGGCAGCGCTGCGCTACTACCGGGCCTTGGACGTGCGCATTTGGGGCGTCATGACAGACAACGGATCGGCTTACCGATCCAAGCGGTTCACAAAACTGCTGCGCCGCTTGAAGATCAAACATCAGCGCACCCGGCCTTACACGCCACGCACCAACGGCAAGGCTGAACGCTTCATCCAGACGCTGCTGCGTGAGTGGGCTTATGCCTATGTCTACCCCGGCTCAGATGTGCGCGCCAGCGAGCTCCAACCTTGGATGATTCACTACAACTTCAGGCGCCCACACTCGGCAACTGAGCACCGTCCTCCCGCTTCACGCCTTGGCTTTGCAGGGAACAACGTCGTGAGAAACTACAACTAG
- a CDS encoding DUF4132 domain-containing protein: MFFDALAQLIARMATRPRVSFPDGAAESLLAWLRDGKSTDGLDLFRTQRQIPRAFIEDGGIAPNDPERRALVAAFAELPDPQALRFGELLVAVYNNPAISAPQRLRLPADASWVEYLVRFASAQVNVSSSVNAIDPIDGLDFAHLSHLLEIAGHQSDLLLRSVNDSDSCIAVPELRLFWCTMPGYAETARSKVASLRECLRADPRTSAATLRTIAIATPELLDGLADAIAPLAGSGDLRLRAALAMAARYGGDALRSALADAGLPILSTGAIPVRPAIVPRPTGWAVPDEKERAALVVAVGRVAHAALDPTQVAARDRPTDGSQGDRPIEPDAVLLADLREALVIDHADGGRSPDALRCSIAMRDFVPAFFADPVGRNIDLAHFMRCVMALNPQIGGSAHAVDEFVEALVTHYRDQEKPDLRVVREHLAAIGIRRDALLRRLCAGEIAQYVAHWPAAAVAPLLSEVDDWWRLPLEPLLQGFQPSPDGHPLAGLIARLVPMPDVLADFFLEIALAPPAEHDSDTSSIYRGQERGRPRAARRALMSADVRLIERLQLATTRTHAASALAARAWLDERKQYAVAPVQPSPSDAAAWIAGQVLKLRALDLSSSNVAESAVQAIAEHETTSAVHLLRMLAAQRIDGINDRREPWFRANAALYRLAERRKTTVDELVDRSVPVSGFGQPGVPPLAALLNLERARLQAAMDLGRRWKPQDWESGIAAHLLLRRLARSLVWLAVDDQRVIASFRPDAKGVTRDSNGALVTIDTSVKIVLAHQRLLDSASIDAWRTADARDGIEPVFRQFGRVQPTVSDDPRWAQAIENFKGQRVARAAFDAQVAALGYEARRVSERGTCIYEHTVGDSPAHRVELEIERDGEEVVLSTLYFRSTDFPEVPLPRTPGIIAKRVPPILVAERCSDLAEIVTNTVPLPVVSTVQAVADTAKSDCLLIDADLSADSLQTAGEFLVAALLVLERLRPSVEGDWLSPLNLVAPAPMFAEKMLAIKSITKGLILNGEGRQGRYERELKFEHLAADVSPLGRAATALLLPTEGVGPSLLEFAAEALSLFGRTWVVRSDAKRGARPEKLHDRQNLRTLVGTGCYGSGNGDIAGYARAFEKDEHLSSMPVERFWGEGGERVLDAVQNWRKGGVAAKWGMEDNKRNSDQLAAKIWAWTPKRMLIRKPDYPSARVRAVAIDWHTKELPRFAPELLAQSDRS, translated from the coding sequence ATGTTCTTCGATGCACTAGCGCAGCTCATCGCGCGAATGGCCACGCGCCCAAGAGTTTCGTTTCCGGACGGCGCGGCAGAATCACTGCTCGCCTGGTTGCGAGACGGCAAGTCAACCGACGGGCTTGATCTGTTTAGAACGCAGCGGCAAATCCCAAGAGCGTTCATCGAGGACGGGGGGATCGCGCCGAACGACCCAGAACGCCGTGCACTGGTTGCTGCGTTTGCCGAACTGCCCGATCCGCAGGCTCTTCGCTTTGGCGAGCTGTTAGTAGCGGTGTACAACAACCCAGCGATCTCTGCACCACAAAGGTTACGGTTGCCCGCCGACGCAAGCTGGGTCGAGTACCTGGTTCGGTTTGCTAGCGCCCAGGTCAACGTTTCGAGTTCCGTCAATGCAATTGATCCGATCGATGGACTCGACTTCGCACACCTGTCGCACCTGCTTGAGATCGCGGGTCATCAGTCAGACCTCCTACTTCGCTCGGTCAACGACAGCGATAGCTGCATCGCGGTGCCTGAACTCCGTCTGTTCTGGTGCACCATGCCGGGCTACGCCGAAACCGCGCGCTCGAAAGTGGCCAGCCTGCGCGAATGCCTTCGCGCTGATCCGCGTACTTCCGCCGCGACACTGCGAACGATAGCGATCGCTACACCGGAACTGCTGGACGGACTCGCTGACGCGATAGCACCGCTTGCTGGGAGTGGCGACTTGCGGCTGCGCGCAGCACTCGCGATGGCTGCTCGGTATGGCGGTGATGCCCTGCGTTCCGCACTGGCTGACGCGGGTCTACCGATACTGTCTACTGGCGCTATTCCAGTGCGCCCCGCCATTGTGCCAAGACCAACTGGATGGGCTGTACCCGACGAAAAAGAACGAGCTGCTTTGGTTGTCGCAGTTGGTCGGGTTGCGCATGCGGCACTGGACCCAACCCAGGTCGCGGCCCGTGATCGGCCTACCGATGGCAGCCAGGGCGATCGGCCGATTGAACCCGATGCGGTTTTGCTTGCCGATTTGCGCGAGGCGCTGGTCATTGATCACGCCGATGGGGGGCGATCGCCAGATGCACTTCGCTGTTCGATCGCAATGCGTGATTTCGTGCCGGCCTTCTTCGCCGATCCAGTTGGTCGCAATATAGATCTCGCGCATTTTATGCGCTGTGTAATGGCTCTCAACCCACAGATCGGGGGTAGTGCGCACGCGGTCGATGAGTTCGTCGAGGCTTTGGTCACCCACTACCGTGACCAGGAGAAGCCCGATCTGCGTGTCGTGCGGGAACACCTAGCAGCCATTGGCATCCGCCGCGACGCTCTCTTGCGCAGGCTCTGCGCTGGCGAGATTGCGCAGTACGTCGCTCACTGGCCAGCGGCAGCCGTCGCACCACTGCTAAGCGAGGTTGACGACTGGTGGCGTTTGCCGCTTGAGCCATTGTTGCAAGGGTTCCAGCCAAGTCCTGATGGACACCCACTTGCCGGACTGATAGCCCGTTTGGTGCCAATGCCCGATGTGCTTGCAGACTTTTTTCTTGAGATCGCACTCGCGCCGCCAGCAGAACACGACTCCGACACCAGCTCTATCTATCGAGGCCAGGAACGGGGGAGGCCGCGAGCCGCACGTCGCGCGTTGATGTCGGCCGATGTCCGCCTGATTGAGCGTCTGCAACTCGCAACTACCCGAACACACGCGGCGTCGGCGCTCGCCGCTCGCGCATGGCTCGATGAACGCAAACAATATGCAGTTGCGCCGGTACAGCCATCACCGTCCGACGCAGCAGCTTGGATCGCCGGACAGGTTCTTAAGTTGAGGGCCCTTGATCTGTCCTCTAGCAATGTCGCCGAAAGTGCAGTACAGGCGATCGCCGAGCATGAAACAACATCTGCGGTGCACTTGCTGCGCATGCTCGCGGCTCAGCGAATCGATGGCATCAACGATCGCCGCGAGCCATGGTTTCGCGCCAATGCCGCGTTGTACCGCTTGGCCGAGCGGCGCAAGACGACTGTGGACGAACTGGTTGATCGCTCAGTACCAGTATCTGGGTTTGGCCAGCCGGGAGTCCCGCCCTTGGCCGCACTACTGAACCTCGAGCGTGCTCGACTGCAAGCTGCGATGGATCTAGGTCGTCGTTGGAAACCTCAGGACTGGGAATCAGGCATTGCAGCGCATTTATTGTTGCGCCGCCTCGCGCGAAGCCTGGTTTGGCTGGCAGTCGACGATCAGCGCGTGATCGCCTCATTCCGACCCGACGCCAAAGGCGTGACGCGTGACTCGAACGGTGCACTAGTCACGATCGACACCAGTGTGAAGATCGTGCTCGCGCACCAGCGCTTACTCGATTCGGCATCGATCGATGCATGGCGTACGGCCGACGCACGCGACGGCATCGAACCCGTATTTAGACAGTTCGGACGAGTGCAGCCCACCGTATCGGATGATCCGCGCTGGGCACAGGCAATCGAGAACTTTAAAGGGCAACGCGTTGCCCGAGCCGCCTTCGACGCACAGGTAGCGGCGCTCGGTTACGAGGCTCGCAGGGTGTCCGAACGAGGCACTTGCATCTACGAGCACACTGTGGGTGACAGCCCTGCGCACCGGGTCGAACTTGAGATCGAGCGAGACGGCGAAGAAGTTGTGCTCAGCACTCTGTACTTTCGGTCAACAGATTTTCCCGAGGTGCCATTGCCACGGACGCCAGGCATCATTGCGAAGCGCGTTCCCCCCATTCTGGTGGCCGAACGCTGCTCCGATCTCGCTGAGATCGTGACTAACACGGTGCCCTTGCCCGTAGTTTCGACCGTTCAGGCCGTTGCCGACACGGCGAAATCCGATTGCCTCTTGATCGACGCAGACCTATCTGCCGACAGCCTCCAGACGGCGGGTGAATTTTTGGTTGCAGCGTTGTTGGTGCTCGAGCGGCTACGGCCGAGTGTCGAAGGCGACTGGTTGTCGCCGCTAAACCTGGTTGCCCCGGCGCCGATGTTCGCCGAAAAAATGCTGGCTATCAAGTCAATCACTAAGGGGCTTATCTTGAATGGCGAGGGGCGGCAAGGCCGCTACGAGCGCGAGCTAAAGTTTGAGCATCTCGCGGCAGATGTGTCGCCACTTGGCCGCGCGGCTACCGCGTTGCTTCTGCCGACCGAAGGAGTTGGACCTTCCCTGCTGGAATTCGCGGCGGAAGCACTGAGCCTGTTCGGTAGAACCTGGGTCGTTCGCTCAGACGCGAAGCGCGGTGCACGACCCGAAAAATTGCACGATCGGCAGAACTTGCGCACATTGGTCGGTACGGGGTGTTACGGCTCAGGAAATGGCGATATCGCCGGATATGCTCGCGCATTCGAGAAGGACGAGCACCTCTCGTCGATGCCCGTCGAGCGGTTCTGGGGGGAAGGTGGTGAGCGCGTGCTTGACGCCGTTCAAAACTGGCGTAAGGGCGGCGTAGCTGCCAAATGGGGAATGGAGGACAACAAGCGGAATAGCGATCAGCTCGCGGCAAAGATCTGGGCTTGGACGCCAAAGCGCATGCTGATCCGGAAACCTGACTATCCGAGCGCGCGTGTGCGTGCGGTTGCGATCGATTGGCATACGAAGGAACTGCCGCGTTTTGCGCCAGAACTCCTTGCGCAGTCCGATCGCAGTTGA